The following proteins are co-located in the Leptodactylus fuscus isolate aLepFus1 chromosome 8, aLepFus1.hap2, whole genome shotgun sequence genome:
- the LOC142216408 gene encoding uncharacterized protein LOC142216408, with protein MGPTGAEIVTVILLFSFVSKNCLASETRIGEGDTNSASPEPKCPTSCICSYDYNEDYSIFCSSRNLSRIPDLLPTNVRALWLDGNNLTTVPTEAFKNLSQLDFLNLQSSHLTSLEPHALHGLKALAHLHLERNLLKFLAPNTFLHTQNLVSLSLNNNYFTKIEDGLFAGLSNLWYLNLGWNSLVALPDTVFHDLPNLRELILAGNHLTYVHSPLFVSLVELKELDLSGNMLRGLKAHIFIKLHKLQKLYLNHNIISTIASRAFFGMKSLRWLDLSQNRLSALSEDTFAGLLSLHVLRLSNNSLTSLRPKVFKDLQFLEELNLSNNKLRALVERVFEGLGQLEFLSLNNNNIQEIRPGAFTGLFNMAVMNLSGNCLKILYENCFRGLGKLHSLHMENSCISRIKPHMFSGLSNLRRLFLQRNDISVIDDNSFSDLQDLLELDLRFNKLTQLSARSFSGLKDLSYLILANNQLQTLSSETFSSFQRLQWLDLSDNQLNVVATDIFQPFSRLRYLSLQRNPLKTISVSSLFMSSPIQQLWLHGNHWDCGCSLKDLRDFSIRNATVIPKVVQSMSEGYDTSPPSYIYNNITCASPPQVAGQDLRDLNDEHFSQCP; from the exons ATGGGACCCACAGGTGCAG AGATTGTAACCGTGATTCTTCTCTTCAGTTTTGTGTCAAAGAATTGTCTGGCCTCGGAGACGCGGATCGGTGAAGGAGACACAAATTCAGCATCTCCTGAGCCCAAATGTCCAACATCTTGTATCTGCAGTTACGACTACAATGAAGATTACAGTATTTTCTGCAGCTCACGGAACCTTTCCCGTATTCCAGATCTACTGCCCACCAATGTTCGAGCCTTATGGCTGGATGGCAACAACCTCACCACCGTGCCCACCGAAGCTTTCAAGAACTTATCTCAGCTTGACTTTCTGAACCTGCAGAGCAGTCACCTGACTAGTCTGGAGCCACACGCTCTCCATGGCCTCAAGGCTTTGGCCCATTTGCACTTAGAAAGAAATTTGTTGAAATTCTTGGCCCCTAACACCTTCCTTCACACCCAGAACTTGGTCTCCTTGAGCCTCAACAACAATTACTTTACAAAGATTGAAGATGGTTTATTTGCGGGTCTTTCAAACCTTTGGTACCTAAACTTGGGCTGGAACTCACTGGTGGCCTTGCCAGACACTGTGTTTCATGACCTACCTAACCTAAGAGAGCTCATTTTGGCTGGAAACCATCTGACATATGTCCATtctcctctgtttgtcagcttgGTGGAACTGAAGGAACTAGATCTCAGTGGGAACATGTTACGGGGGTTGAAAGCTCATATTTTTATCAAATTACACAAGCTCCAGAAGTTGTATCTGAATCACAACATCATCTCTACCATTGCTTCTAGAGCTTTCTTTGGCATGAAGTCCCTGCGATGGTTGGATCTGTCCCAAAATCGTCTATCTGCCCTTTCTGAAGACACCTTTGCTGGTTTACTAAGTCTCCATGTTCTTAGATTGTCCAACAATTCTCTTACCAGCTTAAGACCCAAGGTCTTCAAGGATCTGCAGTTTTTAGAGGAGCTCAATCTGAGTAACAACAAGCTCAGGGCTCTTGTTGAAAGGGTGTTTGAAGGTCTTGGACAACTTGAGTTTTTGTCTTTGAATAACAACAACATTCAGGAGATCCGTCCTGGAGCATTCACGGGACTCTTCAACATGGCGGTAATGAACTTGTCGGGGAACTGCCTCAAGATACTTTACGAAAATTGTTTCCGAGGTCTTGGAAAGCTTCATAGCTTGCATATGGAAAACAGTTGTATAAGTAGGATAAAGCCCCATATGTTCTCAGGCCTCTCAAATCTTAGGCGACTCTTTCTCCAGCGTAATGACATATCGGTCATTGATGACAACAGTTTCTCTGACCTTCAAGATCTACTGGAATTAGACCTCAGATTCAATAAGCTGACTCAACTCTCAGCTAGATCCTTCTCGGGACTTAAGGATCTTTCCTACCTTATTCTGGCTAATAACCAACTGCAAACCCTTTCTTCGGAGACCTTCAGTTCATTTCAGAGGCTACAATGGCTTGACCTTTCCGACAACCAGTTGAATGTTGTTGCTACAGACATCTTTCAGCCATTTTCTCGTCTTCGGTATCTCAGCCTTCAAAGAAACCCACTGAAAACCATCTCGGTCAGTTCCTTGTTCATGAGTTCTCCAATTCAACAGCTGTGGTTACACGGGAACCACTGGGATTGTGGCTGTTCCCTGAAAGACCTAAGAGATTTTTCGATAAGAAATGCCACGGTTATCCCCAAAGTGGTACAGTCCATGTCGGAGGGTTATGATACCAGTCCTCCTAGCTACATCTACAACAACATTACTTGTGCAAGTCCTCCGCAGGTTGCAGGACAGGACTTGCGTGACTTGAATGATGAACATTTTTCCCAGTGTCCTTGA